A genomic window from Colletotrichum destructivum chromosome 7, complete sequence includes:
- a CDS encoding Putative S-adenosyl-L-methionine-dependent methyltransferase superfamily, with protein sequence MASEKRPQGAELESDITFIATPAAQPSKFATNEDCGVKTTNYPTINNPPLPAEGPGNESFSNYLLAAVLLGVPLWITRIFGGGLKTFIFFFVLLVVPLLVGFWTVSTRFAPRINDKAKLPGRPVEHYITFKNQEDRQRWSGRNKVPIQTFAELYTEGLVDVNGDLLDALEYRHDWSNFAFTWSLFYFIFFEFAPDVLFHSRQQDEDQIRPTYDKGNDHYSYFLGPRMVYTSGIFSDITREETLEEMQDNKMAIVCEKLGLKEGETMLDIGCGWGTLAKFASVNYGAHVTGATIASNQAAWGNDALRRAGVPESQSRILCMDYRDIPTKKFNKISQIEMGEHVGIRRLTTFFRQCYDMLEDDGAMYVQLSGLRKAWQYEDFIWGLYLNKHIFPGADASTPLANYVGCLESAGWEIKSIDTVGVHYSGTLWRWYRNWLGNSETVNAKYGQKWYRIWELFLAWSVIASRQGSATCFQIVVVKNLNATHRIEGVASQFGLSGALAAAKAAGKAAFPR encoded by the exons ATGGCCTCCGAGAAGCGCCCGcagggcgccgagctcgagagTGATATCACCTTCATTGCGACCCCTGCCGCCCAGCCCTCCAAGTTCGCGACGAACGAGGACTGCGGCGTCAAGACCACCAAC TACCCTACTATCAACAACCCTCCTCTCCCCGCCGAGGGCCCTGGCAATGAGTCCTTCTCCAACTACCTCCTGGCAGCCGTCCTCTTGGGCGTCCCCCTGTGGATCACGCgcatcttcggcggcggcctgaagaccttcatcttcttcttcgtcctcctcgtcgtcccgcTGCTCGTCGGCTTCTGGACCGTCTCGACGAGGTTCGCGCCGCGCATcaacgacaaggccaagctcCCCGGCCGCCCCGTCGAGCACTACATCACCTTCAAGAACCAGGAGGACCGCCAGCGCTGGAGCGGCCGCAACAAGGTCCCCATCCAGACCTTCGCCGAGTTGTACaccgagggcctcgtcgacgtcaacggcgacctcctcgacgccctcgagtACCGCCACGACTGGTCCAACTTCGCCTTCACCTGGTCGCTCTTCTacttcatcttcttcgaGTTCGCTCCCGATGTGCTTTTCCACTCGCGCcagcaggacgaggaccaGATTCGCCCCACCTACGACAAGGGCAACGACCACTACTCGTACTTCCTCGGCCCCCGCATGGTCTACACCAGCGGTATCTTCTCCGATATCACCCGCGAGGAGACGCTCGAGGAGATGCAGGACAACAAGATGGCCATCGTCTgcgagaagctcggcctcaaggagggcgagaccATGCTCGACATCGGCTGCGGATGGGGTACCCTCGCCAAGTTCGCCAGCGTCAACTACGGCGCCCACGTCACCGGAGCCACCATTGCCAGCAACCAGGCCGCCTGGGGCAACGACGCcctgcgccgcgccggcgtccccgAGTCCCAGAGCCGCATCCTCTGCATGGATTACCGCGACATCCCCACCAAGAAGTTCAACAAGATTTCCCAGATCGAGATGGGCGAGCACGTCGGCATCCGCAGACTCACCACCTTCTTCCGCCAGTGCTACGACatgctcgaggacgacggtgCCATGTACGTCCAGCTCTCTGGTCTGCGCAAGGCTTGGCAGTACGAGGACTTCATCTGGGGTCTGTACCTGAACAAGCACATCTTCCCCGGTGCCGACGCCTCCACCCCGCTCGCCAACTACGTCGGCTGCCTCGAGAGTGCCGGCTGGGAGATTAAGAG CATCGacaccgtcggcgtccaCTACTCCGGCACCCTCTGGCGCTGGTACCGTAACTGGCTCGGCAACTCCGAGACCGTTAACGCCAAGTACGGCCAAAAGTGGTACCGCATCTGGgagctcttcctcgcctgGTCCGTCATCGCCTCCCGCCAGGGCAGCGCCACCTGCTTCCAgattgtcgtcgtcaagaacCTCAACGCCACCCACCGcatcgagggcgtcgcctCCCAGTTCGGCCTCTCCGGcgcgctcgccgccgccaaggccgctgGCAAGGCTGCCTTCCCCCGGTAA